The window TCTGATTAAGCATTATAACATGCCGGTGGCGCCACGGGGATTGATCACGGCTGAATCAAAGTGTTCGGCAGCTGAACATGGTAAAAGTTTTCTGGGGATACCAAGAGTGTCGGCTCATCGCCTGAATTTTTACGACGCGTGCGTTGAGGAGTTGGGCAAACAATATGCTGCGGCAAATCTGCCATTGGAGATAACGGAAAAGAAGGCTGCGGAAATTTTTATTGAACTGGCGGAGCGTTATGATGAGGTCGAAGTCTGGGTGCCGGATCAACCCGGGACTGAAGAGGTTGATTTCCTGCTGGAACTGAAGAACGTCCTACCTGCAAAGGTGGTATTTCACCAGTTACCCTCAAATACGCTTTTGCAAGCGGATGAATTGCCAATGGAGGTCGGGAAAATCCCGCGGACCTTCAGCGGCTTTCGAAAGAGGGTGGAGAAAAAGGGGTATCATCAATATGGCTTTAGCAGGATGCAGGAGGTGTCGGATTTCCTGCCAACCAGGTTTTCTCCTGCAAGACAGCGGGTGAAACAATATATCTTCGAGGACCAGCACATAATAAACTATAAATACACCAGAAATGGTCTGGGGCCAGGAGATTATTCAAGTCGCTTTGGGAAATGGCTTGCTGCGGGGACCGTCAGCGCGGCGGAGATCGGGGCGGCTATTCTGAAGTATGAGAAAGAACGGAAAAAAAACATCTCAACCTACTGGCTACTGTTCGAATTGCTCTGGCGGGACTATTTTCATTTTCTCCACAAAAAGATTGGCGCGCAGCTTTTTACTCCGCAAGGGATGAAACAGCGGAGGAGCCCGGGGTTAGTCGATTCTATAGCGTGGCGTTTTACCGGCAGTAATGTGGCGATGCAAATCCCTGCGGCTCACCGAAAAGAGGCAGAGGAGCTGTGGGGCGCTTTTCGTTCCTGGGCCCTGGCCTCAAACGGCATGGAGTTCATCGATGCCATGATGCTCGAATTGTATGCGACAGGTGAACTGAGTAACCGTGGGCGTCAGTGTGCGGCAAGTTATCTTATCCACGATCTTCATGTCCCCTGGTGGTGGGGGGCGCAGTGGTTTGAGTATTTACTGACCGACTATGATGTTTCGTCGAACTGGGGAAACTGGGCGTATATTGCTGGTGTGGGAGCAGATTCCCGGCCGGTTCACCGATTCAACATCACCAATCAGGCCCGGAAATATGATGCGGACCACTTCTACCGTGATTGGGTGAAGGAGCAGAAGTGGTCCGTTCCCGAGGATGCCCTGCCCGAAGAGTTCCCTGGGGAATTCGTCTGAGCGAACTACTTTTCGAACAGGGATGGGGGTCAGCTTATATAACTTTGTCCGGCGTAGAGGATAAAGTGTCTCAATGCCAGGACCCCGACCAGGCTTGAACATGCAGCAATTATGACAATGCCTCTGGAGTGCTTGAGCGCTTTGGGTAGAGTCATGGTGAGAAGCGGGATGCCGAAGCCGATCGCCACCACGCAGATCCAGAAGGTCCTCGCCCAAAAACCGTTACGCAGCGCGCCAACGGCCTCGGCAGCTGCCCCACCGGCGAAATAGAGTGCCATAAAAAGCATGAACAGAAACATCACTTCAAGGAAGATAACCACTCCTTCAAAGCTATGTGTTTGTTGCATTTCTCGTTCATCAGCTTTCCCCTTGAACATGGCTATTGCCAATAAATTGTTGGCAGCGGCTCCGGCCGACAGTGCTGAAACCAGAAAGAGCGCCGGCAGTATTGCGGTGTTGAGCATTGGGTAGGCGTTCATTGCCGAGAGCAGAAAGCCGGTGTATGCCGCGACAATGATGGCCATGAGAAAAAGAAATACTTCAAAGGGCCCCCGTATCGTTTCGACGATGACGGCTATTTTTCCCAGCAGTGGATAGCGCGGTACAGGGCTGTCCTGCAGTACCAGGATGGCGTAGAGAAATGCCACCGGTGTATAGATCAGCAGGGCAATCACACCGAGGGACATTACGGACGACAGGTTGTATTTGACAAGTATAACCCAGAAATTGAGCGGCTTGGTCAGATCCAGCACCAGACAGGCGAGGCCAACAGTGATCGTTAGCGGGGCGATAAAGGCAGCAGCTTTCAGCACCGGTGGTTCGCTTATGGTGCCATCCGGTCGCAAATTGCCACTGGTACCGTTGTACCATTTGAGACCAATTCCGATAAGCAGGCAACCGGCTGAAAGGCCTGCAAGAAACAGATAGACGG of the Desulfosediminicola ganghwensis genome contains:
- a CDS encoding FAD-binding domain-containing protein; this translates as MLRLLIIWHLKYFDFHIPRLHLIKHYNMPVAPRGLITAESKCSAAEHGKSFLGIPRVSAHRLNFYDACVEELGKQYAAANLPLEITEKKAAEIFIELAERYDEVEVWVPDQPGTEEVDFLLELKNVLPAKVVFHQLPSNTLLQADELPMEVGKIPRTFSGFRKRVEKKGYHQYGFSRMQEVSDFLPTRFSPARQRVKQYIFEDQHIINYKYTRNGLGPGDYSSRFGKWLAAGTVSAAEIGAAILKYEKERKKNISTYWLLFELLWRDYFHFLHKKIGAQLFTPQGMKQRRSPGLVDSIAWRFTGSNVAMQIPAAHRKEAEELWGAFRSWALASNGMEFIDAMMLELYATGELSNRGRQCAASYLIHDLHVPWWWGAQWFEYLLTDYDVSSNWGNWAYIAGVGADSRPVHRFNITNQARKYDADHFYRDWVKEQKWSVPEDALPEEFPGEFV
- the nrfD gene encoding NrfD/PsrC family molybdoenzyme membrane anchor subunit; this encodes MNSVWGSVAQYDPVVWNWVIAVYLFLAGLSAGCLLIGIGLKWYNGTSGNLRPDGTISEPPVLKAAAFIAPLTITVGLACLVLDLTKPLNFWVILVKYNLSSVMSLGVIALLIYTPVAFLYAILVLQDSPVPRYPLLGKIAVIVETIRGPFEVFLFLMAIIVAAYTGFLLSAMNAYPMLNTAILPALFLVSALSAGAAANNLLAIAMFKGKADEREMQQTHSFEGVVIFLEVMFLFMLFMALYFAGGAAAEAVGALRNGFWARTFWICVVAIGFGIPLLTMTLPKALKHSRGIVIIAACSSLVGVLALRHFILYAGQSYIS